The Bacillus sp. B-jedd sequence CCGCCGCGCATGATCTGTTCCCCATAAGCGTGACGCTGAGGTCCCCACCCTTGCAGCAGTGCAGCCGGTTTGATTGTGGCATAATCTCGTGCGATTTCCGTGATTTTCGAAGCCGGTACGGAACAAATTTTTTCCGCCCATTCCGGCGTCTTAGGAATACCATCGGATTTACCAAGAAGATAATCCTTTAAATTCTCATTTTTCGGGACCCCTTCAGGCATATGGGCGCTATCAAAACCGATACAGAATTTATCAATGAATTCTTTATCGTACAAATTTTCCGTGACCATGACATAGGCCATTGCATCCATCATTGCATTGTCCGTAGTCGGCAGGATGGGAATCCATTCATCCGCAAATGCGATGGCTGTGTCAGTATATCTTGGATCAATCACGATAATCTTTGCTCCATTTTCCTTGGCCTTCCTCAAATAGGTTGTATACGGAGTTGAGAAAATGTTTTCGGAGGGATTGTGGCCCCATAGAATGATATATTTGGAATGAAGGAAGTTATCAAAACTGGAACCAGAGTCATTTGTGCCGTACGTATATGGAGTCGCCACGTTTCCGGCTCCTGAGCTATAATCATTCCGATATCCTAAAAAGCCGCCCGTCATCGCAAGCAGTTTCCTGGCCATATTCCTGCCGCCGAATAGGCCCCACGACTGGCCGGACGCATAATTTACATATCTCGATTCAGGACCATATGTATCTCCGGTCCGCTTCATTTCTTTCGCAATCGTTTCAATGGCTTCTTCCCAGGAGATCCTTTCAAACTTTCCTTCTCCCCGTTTTCCGACTCTCTTCATTGGATATTTAAGCCTGTCAGGATGATAAAGCATTTTTTTATAGCCCCGGCCCCTTATGCATGCCCGCATTTGGGGGGAAAGTACCAAATCCTCGTTTGTATCTGTACTGATTCTAGTGACAACTCCGTCTTTTATATGCGCTTTGATGACACATCTCCCTCCACAGTTATTAATACTGCAAGTGGAGATGATTTTTTCGGGCGTCTGTGCCTCGGTTTGTTTCGTTATGGCTTTTTTGTTGATCAGCTGACTTGCCCCGGCTCCGCCAAGGACTAATGGAATTCCAATGCCTCCTGACCACTTTAAAAAGGTTCGCCTTTTAAATCGGGTATCCAACAGACTGTCTTTACTATTTTTAGTCATCGGCCATTCCCTCCATAAGTTCCTTAACATATTGCATATCGCTAGTGATAAAGTCTGCTGCAAGATATGCTGCTCCGCTGTATAACTTGCTCTCTGTACTTTCCGCCAGCATTTCCCCGAACTGCTTAACCCAATTTCCAAGATGTTGCATTAAAAATTCGTTTTGCTTTTTTAAGTAGTGGGCAATTTGGTGTTGATCAGACTGTTTCGTGCTTTGAGAGATTAAATGAAGCATGAACTCAATTTCGAGTAAAAGATGGTCATCAGGCTCGTTGTTTTCCTTCTCATAAATCAAGTCCTCACCATGATAATGTTCCCTCACCTTATACATTGCTTCATCAAACAAGTTTTGTTCGCTACTCGTATAAAAAGATTCCCAGGGCGGTGCTGGCAAAGATCCCGGACCTATGAAAAGCCGGGAAAATTCAACCCTTTCAGCTAATAAATCAGCAGGTGAAGTAAAAAACTCCTTAAGCAGCAGGCCGCCCCTCCCCAATTCCCCAAGACTCTCAACATTACCAAATTGATTGAACGAATCAATTGAACGGGAATCGAGCGGTGCGGAAAACAACCAATGCAATAACTGATATAAATTCCATCTTGCCTCCATTAATTCAGAAACACTGCATTCTTCTTTCAAAAGTGCCAATAGCCTCACTCCATTTGTCAATGTACTCACATATTAACAAAGCCGATATTCTCTAATTTAAATGAAAATTTTTACACAATTTTTTCGCTAGATTCAGCTTAATATTAACAATTTTATCCTTTGCTGGGTATTGTTTGTTCAAAGTTTCACATATTGTTCCTAATTTGCTTGCTGTCCCCGCCTTAAGTTCGCCTTAAACACAAGCTCCTTTATTACATGCTTGATTTGTGGTATTTTTATAAGGAGTTCAGTAAAAAAATTAAAATATGCTAATTGTTTTATTAGGAGGCTGCACACCGAATGGAAATTACCGGTCATAGCGTGGAATATCTTGAAGACCCGTTTGGTTTATTAAAAGGGGAAAGATTTGAGTTTTTGCTTGATATCAGCGTCGATGAAGAGGACGAGCTATATTCCGAACTAGGCACCGGGCTGCGGATTATCTTATCTGTAGAAGATGGACAGCAAAAAATTGTCCAATATAATTTTTTTGAAAAAGAATCCGGTAAAGTCCTTGACTTTGAACTTGAGGAAGACGAAGAGGAAATGGTTTTACAGTATTGCAAAAACAATGCTGATGCATAATAAAGGCACTTACCAATGAAAAAGGCGCAGGGAAAGGATTCCCGGCACCTTTTTTTTGTTGTCAATATTGAAAGATTTAATAAATGCCCAGCTAAGATGCTTTCACTCTTAGATATACCGTTTGCTTGTATTGGCCACTACCTGCAGTTCCCGTGTGGTTTTTTGCATTTCACTTTTGCATAAAGGGCATGCGGGAGTATCCGTGCTTTTAAAGTTATCCCTAATCCAGGCATTGCACCCTTCAGCGGTACATTCCCATATGTCCGTTTCTTCCATCACGATTTCTTCAAGATTCCTTCTGCCAAACGCCATCCCAGGCACCTCCAAGAATTTTTTTACAGAGTGGCATGAAAGCCCGCTCCGTCTCAGGGTTTCTTTCTGACCCAAACCGGATGTCCCTGAATTAAAAATCACCGTTATAAAAAGGACATGCTTTGCCACTCTTCATAAACGGTGAGCCGAAATATTATTGCTTATTCCATTATACACTAAATTGAGTGTTTGGTCTAATAGTGGAAAACTGCTTTGCCCATAAATCTGCGAAATTGAGCAGGTTCTTTTCAATCATATTTTAAAAATAGATGTGCTTTGCATCGAGCTTTGCCCCAGAAGCATCTATTACTCCGTACGAATAGTGTTGTTGGCGCCGTTTATCTGTCGGGGAGCCGGGATTGAACAAAAGGATACCCTCCGAATACTTCATGACCGGAATATGCGAATGGCCGTAGATAATGCAGTCAACCTGATCGCCGAGGAATGTTTCGAACGCCCTTCTCTCTGTTGTTTTCCCAGTGCCATGTCCATGAACAATTCCAATTGAAAAGCTTCCTGCCTGGATAATTTTTTTTGCGGGAAACATATTTTTCATCTCTTCATCATCGACATTCCCGTGGACGCCTTCCACTCTTGCAAAATCAGAGAGCATGGAAAAGACGCTGGAATCTTGCCAATCCCCTGCATGGATGATTAAATCCGCAGTTTTTAAATCCTGAATTAGGCAGGAGGGCAATTCTTTTGCTTTTTTAGGCATATGGGTGTCAGATAGTACAATGATTTTCATTCCGGAATCTACCCTTCCTTTACCTCATGTCTTTTCTCTAAGAAGTTAAATAGGATTATGCATATGGTCAGCCAGGCTCCGCCCGCCGCGAATCCTCCTATGATATCGCTTGGAAAGTGGACGCCTAAGTAAATTCTGCTGATCCCCACAAATAATATCAACAAAAGAAAGAGCACTGGCCCTCCGAACTTCATTAAACCTTTTTTGGCAAAATGAAAAATAAGGTAGGCGACAGCCCCATAGAATATCATCGAGCCCATCGCATGCCCGCTAGGGAAACTGAACCCCTGCTCCACGATTAAAGGTTCTATATCTGGCCTTTGCCTCTTAAATAATGATTTAAGGAAAATATTAAACAATGAACCAACTCCAGAAGAGATGCCAATGAACAGGCCTGCTCTCCACTTCTTCAAAAAAATGAGCAGCGCCATTAAGGCAATGACGGAGCCTGTCACCCAAGGAATCGAGCCAAGCATCGTCATAAACAGCATTAGTTTAGTCAGATGGGGGGAAATGTTACCCTGGATATAAACAATGATATGGCTGTCAAATATCTCCAGTTCATTTTCTCTTAGTTCTTCTGCTATTTCCACAAATGCATATAAAAAAAGGAATAGGACAATCCCTGCCAATCCTATATACGAAAAAGCCACTTTCATCAATTTTTTCTTCATATAAAATTCCACCCTCATCCGATTTTCATAGGCCGGAACCTGACAGGCCCGGCCCTTTTTCATGCTTGTTTTTTCGTTTTCGCTGCTGCCTTTTTCCGCGATCCCGCCGCTTTTTTTGGTTTAGT is a genomic window containing:
- a CDS encoding TorD/DmsD family molecular chaperone, coding for MALLKEECSVSELMEARWNLYQLLHWLFSAPLDSRSIDSFNQFGNVESLGELGRGGLLLKEFFTSPADLLAERVEFSRLFIGPGSLPAPPWESFYTSSEQNLFDEAMYKVREHYHGEDLIYEKENNEPDDHLLLEIEFMLHLISQSTKQSDQHQIAHYLKKQNEFLMQHLGNWVKQFGEMLAESTESKLYSGAAYLAADFITSDMQYVKELMEGMADD
- a CDS encoding DUF6509 family protein codes for the protein MEITGHSVEYLEDPFGLLKGERFEFLLDISVDEEDELYSELGTGLRIILSVEDGQQKIVQYNFFEKESGKVLDFELEEDEEEMVLQYCKNNADA
- a CDS encoding cold-shock protein — its product is MAFGRRNLEEIVMEETDIWECTAEGCNAWIRDNFKSTDTPACPLCKSEMQKTTRELQVVANTSKRYI
- a CDS encoding metallophosphoesterase family protein; this encodes MKIIVLSDTHMPKKAKELPSCLIQDLKTADLIIHAGDWQDSSVFSMLSDFARVEGVHGNVDDEEMKNMFPAKKIIQAGSFSIGIVHGHGTGKTTERRAFETFLGDQVDCIIYGHSHIPVMKYSEGILLFNPGSPTDKRRQQHYSYGVIDASGAKLDAKHIYF
- a CDS encoding phosphatase PAP2 family protein is translated as MKKKLMKVAFSYIGLAGIVLFLFLYAFVEIAEELRENELEIFDSHIIVYIQGNISPHLTKLMLFMTMLGSIPWVTGSVIALMALLIFLKKWRAGLFIGISSGVGSLFNIFLKSLFKRQRPDIEPLIVEQGFSFPSGHAMGSMIFYGAVAYLIFHFAKKGLMKFGGPVLFLLLILFVGISRIYLGVHFPSDIIGGFAAGGAWLTICIILFNFLEKRHEVKEG